Proteins co-encoded in one Sediminispirochaeta bajacaliforniensis DSM 16054 genomic window:
- a CDS encoding NfeD family protein yields the protein MFFSPPFVWGLIGVLLIAFEMVIPGFTIFFFGAGALLTALVSALVPPVASDIGSQLLLWAVSSVLSFAFLRRHFAKIFRGTVLNRSISNEGLGEVVTVLETISPDKPGRVRYRGTSWKAVSLTETFEPGNKAEVIEISGLTLTVTAPFEGIGRDEFLDRLEDPSSPKSGETTL from the coding sequence ATGTTTTTTTCCCCTCCCTTTGTCTGGGGGCTTATAGGCGTATTGCTCATAGCCTTTGAAATGGTCATACCCGGCTTTACCATCTTCTTTTTTGGGGCAGGTGCTCTTTTGACGGCGCTTGTGTCGGCCTTGGTTCCTCCGGTTGCCTCCGATATTGGAAGCCAGCTGTTACTCTGGGCTGTAAGTTCCGTACTCTCTTTTGCCTTTCTGAGGCGGCATTTTGCAAAAATCTTTCGGGGAACAGTTCTTAACAGATCTATCTCCAATGAGGGATTAGGAGAAGTCGTTACGGTTCTTGAAACCATTTCCCCCGATAAGCCGGGAAGGGTTCGATATCGGGGAACCAGCTGGAAGGCCGTTAGCTTAACCGAAACCTTTGAGCCTGGTAACAAGGCTGAAGTCATAGAAATATCGGGACTGACACTAACGGTAACGGCCCCGTTTGAGGGAATCGGCCGGGACGAATTCCTGGATCGTCTCGAAGATCCATCTTCTCCGAAATCCGGAGAAACTACTTTGTGA
- a CDS encoding pentapeptide repeat-containing protein, which produces MISEKQYHCDAQFIQNDMIDMDFTDHTFENCSFSNCRFSELKLAGTGFISCVFETCEFVVTEIQNVSFNDTLFDACKLLGINFTNCNDFGFSPRFKACLMKSAVFNNKNLKSMPFESCEIADCDFTESDLRDADFSNSFFKGTRFHQCDLRKADFRTARGYEINPMTNKIVQARFTLPEAQSFLLFLGIDLGP; this is translated from the coding sequence ATGATATCGGAGAAACAGTACCACTGCGATGCACAATTTATCCAAAACGATATGATTGATATGGATTTCACCGATCATACCTTTGAGAATTGCAGCTTTTCGAACTGTCGCTTTTCCGAATTGAAGCTGGCCGGGACAGGCTTCATCTCCTGTGTGTTTGAGACCTGTGAGTTTGTCGTCACAGAAATACAAAACGTTAGCTTCAACGATACCCTCTTCGATGCATGCAAGCTTTTGGGAATCAATTTCACCAATTGTAATGATTTCGGCTTTTCTCCACGTTTTAAGGCTTGTTTGATGAAGTCGGCCGTCTTCAACAACAAAAATCTCAAAAGTATGCCTTTCGAATCGTGCGAGATTGCGGACTGCGACTTTACCGAATCAGATCTTCGGGATGCCGACTTTTCAAATTCCTTTTTCAAAGGTACACGCTTTCACCAATGCGACCTTCGGAAAGCGGATTTCCGCACGGCAAGGGGCTACGAGATCAATCCCATGACAAATAAGATCGTACAGGCACGTTTTACCCTGCCAGAAGCTCAGTCGTTTCTTCTCTTTCTTGGAATCGACCTAGGCCCCTAA